In the Sulfobacillus thermosulfidooxidans DSM 9293 genome, TCTTAACCCACCATCGACTTTTTGGGCCGCCATGTATTGATATAAGCCGGCATGATCCTCACCGCCGCAGTAGCCTAAGCGGTTAGGAGGAAATGCATAGCGACTAAATCGCAAAAGTCCTTGCGTATCACTTTCTACTGTTTGCACGCGTGCTTACTCCTTTGGCAAGGAAGGATTTTGGTCCCGAGTGCTTGTGTCTTCTAAGCCTTTTTGGGCATCTTTAAACATCTTGAGCGTCTTACCTAACGAGGATCCGAGCTCGGGCAAACGTCGGGGGCCAAAAATCAACAACACTACGACCAACAAAATAATCAGATGAGCAGGATCTAATAAATTGGTCCACATGATAGATTTCCTCCTTATTCCTGGTTAAAAATGGCACTTTATTAACAAATACGGGGCAACGGATCTCCGACGAGCATATCCAACACCCTTGTGCCTCCTAAAAGTGTCTGTAAAAACACCATGCCTCGTGGTTCTTCTTGCACTTCTCCGATAATGCGAGCATCTTGCCCTTTGGGATGCTGACGCATGAGGGATAAGGCCTCGTCCGCCCGCTCTTTCGCGACCACCACAAGCATTTTGCCTTCATTAGCGATCGTTAAGGGGTCAAGGCCCAAGATCTCACAGGCTCCACGGACGGATTCCTTCACAGGTACAGCGTCTTCATAAACTTTTATGGCCACGTCTGAACTGACCGCCATCTCATTCAGCGTAGTCGCCACTCCACCGCGCGTTGGGTCTTTTAAAGCATGAATGGCACTGCCCATATGAACAAAGAGATGATGAACGAGGTCATACAAACTTTGGGTGTCACTTTGCACTTCCGATTCCATCTCCAAACCTTCTCGTCGCAGCATTACCGCAATGCCATGATCGCCCACACTGCCGCTAATGAGGACCTTGTCACCCGGTTGAATCAAATGCTGGCCCATAGGCCAGGTACGTTCCACAATTCCAATTCCTGCCGTGTTAATATACAGGCCGTCACCT is a window encoding:
- the tatA gene encoding twin-arginine translocase TatA/TatE family subunit, with the protein product MWTNLLDPAHLIILLVVVLLIFGPRRLPELGSSLGKTLKMFKDAQKGLEDTSTRDQNPSLPKE
- the hypE gene encoding hydrogenase expression/formation protein HypE; protein product: MGQVRRTQEEVLDNITKAQQARRRHMTLKQDIITMSHGAGGKSSHELIEGLIRPILANPVLDALDDAAVLPLSRFVSLDNGNLPELAFTTDSYTVSPVKFPGGNIGDLAVNGTVNDLAMSGARPIALSLGLILEEGLPVALLREVLESIAVHAKELGISIVTGDTKVVPRGKGDGLYINTAGIGIVERTWPMGQHLIQPGDKVLISGSVGDHGIAVMLRREGLEMESEVQSDTQSLYDLVHHLFVHMGSAIHALKDPTRGGVATTLNEMAVSSDVAIKVYEDAVPVKESVRGACEILGLDPLTIANEGKMLVVVAKERADEALSLMRQHPKGQDARIIGEVQEEPRGMVFLQTLLGGTRVLDMLVGDPLPRIC